In one window of Campylobacter hepaticus DNA:
- the dnaG gene encoding DNA primase, with translation MIAKESIEILSQRLNIVDIIENYIEVKKQGSSFVCVCPFHADKNPSMHINPTKGFYHCFACKAGGDAFKFVMDYEKLSFADAVEKVASLSNFTLSYTKEKQGNKKELKFILPMLNAYFKDNLKHNKEALNYLYQRKLNDKDIVQFELGFAKASEDSIRLLQNENIALEDGLSVGALKKDEKNQFYASFTWRITFPIYDHKNFLVGFGGRTLNSHAMAKYINSPQNIFFDKSKIFYAFNIAKENIIKKKEMIICEGYMDVIALHKAGFNNAVAVLGTALTQHHLPLIRRYEAKVILCFDNDEAGLNAATRSAFLLSTHKIDGKVALLKGGKDPAELIANNEITKLYDILEKGMELGEFYIRRLLTNHSLNSALDKQKALENIQKYTFALEPLIANSYTNLVASLLGVEQKFILLSKNSKKNLQISLNTQNNFYKEKIHIVELELISFLQQNPYIHNYFKQISDSACFKHKILLDKILEKKGYEDVDIREFESKNIRKNLTYSDFLLGICKVNLAFLNNIKITNPILGFKKQLFTLIDKNALLLSKNLKNEEWIDFLKYYLSFLKNEKNEEKLEKTFKNLNKTLSHKFFTSHDLGFYTKDSNEPF, from the coding sequence ATGATAGCTAAAGAAAGTATAGAAATTTTATCCCAAAGACTTAATATAGTTGACATTATTGAAAACTATATTGAAGTAAAAAAACAAGGATCAAGCTTTGTTTGTGTTTGTCCTTTTCATGCAGATAAAAATCCTTCTATGCACATTAATCCCACTAAAGGTTTTTATCACTGTTTTGCATGTAAAGCTGGAGGAGATGCTTTTAAATTTGTTATGGACTATGAAAAACTAAGCTTTGCTGATGCAGTAGAAAAAGTAGCAAGCCTTAGTAATTTTACCCTAAGTTATACCAAAGAAAAACAAGGGAATAAAAAAGAACTTAAGTTTATATTACCCATGTTAAATGCATATTTTAAAGATAATTTAAAACACAATAAAGAAGCTTTAAATTATCTTTATCAAAGAAAATTAAATGATAAAGATATAGTTCAATTTGAATTAGGTTTTGCTAAAGCCAGCGAAGATAGCATAAGATTGCTTCAAAATGAAAACATTGCTTTAGAAGATGGATTAAGCGTTGGTGCTTTAAAAAAAGATGAAAAAAATCAATTTTATGCTAGCTTTACTTGGCGTATTACTTTTCCTATTTATGATCATAAAAATTTTCTAGTAGGTTTTGGTGGACGCACTTTAAATTCGCATGCTATGGCAAAATACATCAATTCCCCTCAAAATATATTTTTTGATAAAAGCAAAATTTTTTATGCTTTTAATATAGCTAAAGAAAATATAATTAAAAAAAAAGAAATGATAATATGTGAAGGATACATGGATGTTATAGCTTTACATAAAGCAGGTTTTAATAATGCTGTAGCCGTTCTTGGAACAGCATTAACCCAACACCATTTACCCCTTATACGCCGTTATGAAGCAAAAGTTATTTTATGTTTTGACAATGATGAAGCAGGATTAAACGCAGCAACACGATCAGCTTTTTTACTAAGTACTCATAAAATCGATGGCAAAGTTGCACTTTTAAAAGGAGGAAAAGACCCCGCAGAACTCATTGCAAATAATGAAATAACAAAACTTTATGACATACTTGAAAAAGGAATGGAACTTGGAGAGTTTTATATTAGACGCTTATTAACAAATCATTCCTTAAATTCAGCTCTTGATAAACAAAAAGCCTTAGAAAATATACAAAAATATACCTTTGCCCTTGAACCTTTAATAGCCAATTCTTATACAAATTTAGTAGCTAGTTTATTAGGAGTAGAACAAAAATTTATCCTTTTATCAAAAAATTCAAAAAAAAATTTACAAATTTCTTTAAACACCCAAAACAATTTTTACAAAGAAAAAATTCACATTGTAGAATTAGAACTCATAAGTTTTTTACAACAAAACCCTTACATTCACAATTATTTCAAGCAAATTAGCGATAGTGCTTGTTTTAAACATAAAATCTTATTAGATAAAATTTTAGAAAAAAAAGGTTATGAAGATGTTGATATTAGAGAATTTGAAAGCAAAAATATACGAAAAAATTTAACTTATAGCGATTTTTTACTAGGTATTTGCAAAGTCAATTTAGCTTTTTTAAACAATATAAAAATTACAAATCCCATACTTGGTTTTAAAAAACAACTTTTTACACTTATTGATAAAAATGCTCTTCTTTTATCCAAAAATTTAAAAAATGAAGAATGGATTGATTTTTTAAAATACTATTTATCATTTTTAAAAAATGAAAAAAATGAAGAAAAACTAGAAAAAACATTTAAAAATTTAAATAAAACTTTATCCCATAAATTTTTTACGTCCCATGATTTAGGGTTTTACACTAAAGACAGTAATGAACCATTTTAA
- a CDS encoding tetratricopeptide repeat protein, translating to MDFFFVEYRDPLVGLIILSILVFVVALANYIWRIFANKDEEQKLEKFIKKFEMDHVHKELLRNSSLSFGNLSFLADIFTKSGEFEKATQIYLIALEKCKDKQEREFIFLALAKVYFKAGFLERAKEVLLQALKLRPRNIQALKLLKIVYLKLRAYKANLELLECLFELNENVQKEYDFIKALEFCSFNISDEEKKKKLLELKVVDNSMLGRLIFEKYGLFLGQNFFDIYDLLYKENKAFNLQDQDFLEFFYALGRVKQDANCFTFKNSNFKMLKILKDNAFNASLEFSYRCAECKNIMPLFFYHCPICYEFNTCKIICEVKNSETC from the coding sequence ATGGATTTTTTCTTTGTAGAATACAGAGACCCTTTAGTTGGGCTTATTATTTTAAGTATTTTGGTTTTTGTTGTAGCTCTTGCAAATTATATTTGGAGAATATTTGCAAATAAAGATGAAGAACAAAAACTTGAAAAATTTATCAAAAAATTTGAAATGGATCATGTCCATAAAGAATTATTAAGAAATAGTAGTTTAAGCTTTGGAAATTTGAGTTTTTTAGCTGATATTTTTACTAAAAGCGGGGAATTTGAAAAAGCAACTCAAATTTATTTGATAGCTTTAGAAAAATGTAAAGATAAGCAAGAAAGAGAATTTATTTTCCTTGCTTTAGCAAAGGTTTATTTTAAAGCAGGATTTTTAGAACGTGCTAAAGAAGTTTTATTGCAAGCTTTAAAATTGCGTCCAAGAAATATACAAGCTTTAAAGCTTTTAAAAATAGTTTATTTAAAATTACGAGCTTATAAAGCAAATTTAGAACTTTTAGAATGTCTTTTTGAGCTTAATGAAAATGTACAAAAAGAATATGATTTTATTAAGGCTTTAGAATTTTGTAGTTTTAATATAAGTGATGAAGAAAAAAAGAAAAAACTTTTAGAATTAAAAGTGGTTGATAATTCTATGCTAGGACGTTTGATTTTTGAAAAATACGGTTTATTTTTAGGGCAAAATTTTTTTGATATTTATGATTTGCTTTATAAAGAAAATAAAGCATTTAATTTACAAGATCAAGATTTTTTGGAATTTTTTTATGCTTTGGGTAGGGTTAAACAAGATGCTAATTGTTTTACTTTTAAAAATTCTAACTTTAAAATGTTGAAGATTTTAAAAGATAATGCTTTTAATGCAAGTTTAGAATTTTCTTATCGTTGCGCTGAGTGTAAAAATATTATGCCTTTATTTTTTTATCATTGTCCTATTTGTTATGAGTTTAATACTTGTAAAATTATTTGTGAAGTGAAAAATAGTGAAACATGTTGA
- the rnhA gene encoding ribonuclease HI: MKHVEIYTDGSCLNNPGFGGWAYILSYKNYKKESFGSEVNTTNNRMELVAIIESLKALKEPCKVSIFTDSHLMVKSINEWLDGWIKKDFKGKKNIDLWKEYIKVAKSHEIKAFWIKAHNGHLENERCDTLAREAALKIARENNEKN, from the coding sequence GTGAAACATGTTGAAATTTATACGGATGGATCTTGTCTTAATAACCCAGGTTTTGGAGGTTGGGCTTATATTTTATCTTATAAAAATTATAAAAAAGAAAGTTTTGGATCTGAGGTTAATACGACTAATAATAGAATGGAACTTGTTGCAATTATTGAATCTTTAAAGGCTTTAAAAGAACCTTGTAAGGTTTCAATTTTTACTGATTCTCATTTAATGGTTAAGAGTATTAATGAGTGGTTAGATGGTTGGATAAAAAAAGATTTTAAAGGTAAAAAAAATATAGATTTATGGAAAGAATACATTAAAGTGGCAAAATCTCATGAAATTAAAGCTTTTTGGATAAAAGCACATAATGGGCATTTAGAAAATGAAAGGTGTGATACTTTAGCGCGTGAAGCTGCTTTAAAAATTGCAAGGGAAAATAATGAAAAAAATTGA
- the rnc gene encoding ribonuclease III, with the protein MKKIEKLEQNLAYKFKDKNLLIHALTHKSYKKPYNNERLEFLGDAVLDLVVGEYLFHKFAKDAEGDLSKLRAALVNEKSFAKIAKSLNLGDFIFMSMAEENNGGKQKPSILSDTLEAIIGAIHLESGFNRAKNIALKLIDKNFPQIDAKILIRDYKTKLQELTQGKIGQTPQYETIRAFGPDHLKRFEVALILDGQELARAIAGSKKEAQQMTAKIVLEQLGAL; encoded by the coding sequence ATGAAAAAAATTGAAAAATTAGAACAAAATTTAGCTTATAAATTTAAAGATAAAAACCTTCTTATTCACGCTTTAACACATAAAAGTTATAAAAAACCTTATAATAATGAACGTTTAGAATTTTTAGGTGATGCTGTTCTTGATTTGGTTGTAGGAGAATATCTCTTTCATAAATTTGCTAAAGATGCTGAAGGGGATTTATCTAAGCTTAGAGCAGCTTTAGTTAATGAAAAATCTTTTGCAAAAATTGCAAAGAGTTTGAATTTGGGAGATTTTATTTTTATGAGCATGGCTGAGGAAAATAATGGTGGGAAACAAAAACCTTCTATACTTTCTGATACTTTAGAGGCTATTATAGGAGCTATACATTTAGAATCAGGTTTTAATCGTGCAAAAAATATTGCTTTAAAGCTTATAGATAAGAATTTTCCACAAATTGATGCGAAAATTCTTATAAGAGATTATAAAACTAAATTACAAGAGCTTACTCAAGGTAAAATTGGACAAACCCCACAATATGAAACTATACGTGCTTTTGGTCCTGATCATTTAAAGCGTTTTGAAGTGGCTTTAATACTTGATGGTCAAGAGCTTGCAAGGGCTATTGCAGGAAGCAAAAAAGAAGCACAACAAATGACAGCAAAAATTGTGCTTGAGCAATTAGGAGCCTTATAA
- the aroC gene encoding chorismate synthase — protein MNTFGTRLKFTSFGESHGVGIGCVIDGMPAGVKFDEDFLQSELDKRKGGTRFSTPRKESDKAQVLSGVFQGYTTGHPIAIMVFNENAHSKDYDNIKDLFRPAHADFTYFYKYGLRDHRGGGRSSARESIARVTGGAVCAMLLNEFGICAQSGVFAVGSLVSNLKEDEFDFDFAKKSEIFCLDPKLEQDFKNEILNARNSKDSVGAAVFTRVSGMPIGLGEVLYDKLDSKLAHALMGINAVKAVEIGEGINASKLRGFENNDALKDGKFLSNHSGGILGGISNGDDLLLKTYFKPTPSIFIKQKSMDKLGNNLEFELKGRHDPCVGVRGSVVVNAMVRLVLADCLLLNASANLKNLKNVYYYQNYFKK, from the coding sequence ATGAATACTTTTGGTACAAGATTAAAATTTACAAGCTTTGGTGAATCTCATGGAGTTGGAATTGGGTGTGTTATTGATGGAATGCCTGCAGGAGTTAAATTTGATGAAGATTTTTTACAAAGTGAACTGGATAAACGTAAAGGTGGAACACGATTTAGCACCCCAAGAAAGGAAAGCGATAAGGCTCAAGTTTTAAGTGGAGTATTTCAAGGATATACTACAGGTCATCCTATAGCTATCATGGTTTTTAATGAAAATGCACATTCTAAAGATTATGATAATATAAAAGATTTATTCCGTCCTGCTCATGCTGATTTTACTTATTTTTATAAATATGGTTTAAGAGATCATAGGGGTGGAGGAAGATCAAGCGCTAGAGAAAGTATAGCTAGAGTGACTGGTGGTGCAGTTTGTGCTATGCTTTTAAACGAATTTGGTATTTGCGCTCAAAGTGGAGTTTTTGCAGTAGGCTCTTTGGTTTCAAATTTAAAAGAAGATGAATTTGATTTTGATTTTGCTAAAAAAAGTGAAATTTTTTGCCTTGATCCTAAATTAGAACAAGATTTTAAAAATGAAATTTTAAATGCCAGAAATTCTAAAGATAGTGTAGGAGCTGCAGTTTTTACTAGGGTTAGTGGTATGCCTATAGGACTTGGAGAAGTTCTTTATGATAAATTAGATTCTAAATTAGCTCATGCTTTAATGGGGATAAATGCCGTAAAAGCTGTAGAAATAGGTGAAGGGATAAATGCGAGTAAATTACGTGGTTTTGAAAATAATGATGCTTTAAAAGATGGAAAATTTTTAAGCAATCATAGTGGAGGTATTTTAGGAGGTATTTCAAATGGAGATGATTTGCTTTTAAAAACTTATTTTAAACCTACTCCTTCTATTTTTATTAAGCAAAAAAGTATGGATAAATTAGGAAATAATTTAGAATTTGAACTTAAAGGCAGGCATGATCCTTGTGTGGGGGTTAGAGGAAGTGTGGTTGTTAATGCTATGGTGCGTTTAGTTTTAGCTGATTGTTTGCTTTTAAATGCCAGTGCAAATTTAAAGAATTTAAAAAATGTTTATTATTATCAAAACTATTTCAAAAAATAG
- a CDS encoding hemagglutinin repeat-containing protein codes for MNFNKGKFVRLSLNLTLLSALFPCVLLSADLRQRNGNVIVSKNTSITHSSNGTDVINVNNPNKNGVSHNQFDDFNVQDGVIFNNSLIGGNSQIGGWVDKNPNLQQNANTIINEIMSKQASGIHGNIEVFGKSANLIFANENGFSINGASFLNTTGVTFSTGKFNGDNITDVGSNGKISIGDKGVAVDGDYFNVISRSIDIAGSIAHYRQGKNLSNINFIAGLNKVDLSNPNLPKILASRQTNDKIDYGIDGRNLGSMYANTVTLVSTEEGVGVRHTGVIRGLKDIIVKVNGDAQFQALGVNSGGSVGIDARNITTSLIDADNMNLNADGKITNEGLYRGKNIKIDAKDFENAKKDTLSKETRDIFKTDQDGSKILAENLDLHTTGKMSNFGSINTLKDLRITTGGFENKGKISSNEDVYLTLNNDDFVNRGQVFSQHDIKVQANKDLTLNDGNLFADHLLSVKSSGDLNINGKLENSSSVDLEAQNIYNRNLVASGKNLSLHASNNIINNGYFFAVNDLIAKAFHIGNNSTFNSLNNMYLNAEAIDNYGLIVASKDINIETIVLTNNASLTRSLDASSQRIEGNGWANYGDTAFKRWNMDIGIDILKYTNNLDSKQASIQAGGNININVNSKNQSAFIFNRGKIIAQGDITTFGNIDNKTLSQDMSVEEILARMKLDKLFAKEFLGSWNTNWKDYLARGGNLLNALRYFATANLKDHQRESAWNAFKDAAAHNETLNLYFSLLFGSDYASKRFIPKVSEWNHDAKIVFKSKSEAVISSNGKLNVNANEYDQGLVSSFNKNSSLIKSQLKDELNKQDLLSTIPDMANTGLFHYTNKKDGEITYQYTSNHAIVDPDYYGFKDVAKEFKNKDSDTNNVIGDSFFQHQLLKSMYEKYGLGGVLSDEDIERLLKNGADYANKHNLKLGQGLGKDQEVDNDMIIFEKVNRDGKEVLIPRFYFSKKTLEDNKLSSNLSGKNGVNVNTNSFNSSLGSVDSKGKVNINAKDKVDLHSTSVKGDDVNINAGEVNIDTFSGIDEKGSRNSIDKSEVSAKNHINIDSDKDINIKNSDLVGEADDSKIVLHSKDGNINITNDYSNTSSFKNTDTNNEKSNTSKTTDGVLSSNLKAGDVDIISNKDVNIQGSNIDANSEINIKGNNVNITDAHEKSSTTFDGIYFGTASITHQSGSSQSSKSIGSKLSSKGDIKIDAKKDINIEGSDLKAQKSADLDAENINIKNGENKVSYSLDSSSLSALGYRYDSVNSDSTLASSSNVEAGNLNLHAKDKATITGSHLGGGDINIHANGVDFKAAQNKTHTQSNSSAIGFFANTDIGLGGYGVGAKYSFTDGISSAGKTYDDNFRGSSTLGSSEVGIEFARTQKTENEVSHLSSSVTGSNINIDADGTLDIGGGNFEAEKDINLKGGEVISTKYEDSKTEDSSRFGIYVKERLEVGGLAVSALNQGIATLSSDRGVNHGIPVVQGLATTLGVLHDHIAEASAGESVGLGFEKEHERSSKENTTHLKAGGKLNIESTKGDVTLNGVDAKAGEININAKENFTANASKSSHSSSSTSFEMEVGKKTVAGYNVFDGGTVGGEIEFSAGGSRSKEDETKYHNSHFDGKNVSIKTGKDATLNGANVKASNDVNLDIGGDLNVNSLKDQSHSDKYSVSLGGTVELDLSSNHIVSGDFSGTVGVGYGKKDSQTVGEQSGISAKNEIKGNVNGDLSLDGGVINSDTQKGNLNVGGKVKGSDIKVYEKGDGAHVSLTGTSDHVYKAKINIDDHIDKTGSVNSAINIDVNGKKDHGLSQDTKDTQHMQDNSWDGGNVNIGIFTHKIKDGVNKFIDSGSDGHGANNHGGANNHGGANAGAQNPNVNGPQANNHGGANANGAQNGGADNGPYINETTQTTRL; via the coding sequence ATGAATTTCAATAAAGGAAAATTTGTTCGTTTATCGTTGAATTTAACGCTGCTTAGCGCTTTATTCCCGTGCGTCTTGTTATCTGCAGACTTAAGACAAAGAAATGGTAATGTTATTGTTTCAAAAAATACCAGCATTACACATTCTAGCAATGGTACAGACGTAATTAATGTTAATAATCCAAATAAAAATGGGGTTTCACACAATCAATTTGATGATTTTAATGTTCAAGATGGTGTGATTTTTAATAATAGTTTAATAGGTGGTAATTCACAAATTGGTGGTTGGGTTGATAAAAACCCTAATTTACAACAAAATGCTAATACTATAATCAATGAAATTATGAGTAAGCAAGCATCTGGGATCCATGGTAATATTGAGGTATTTGGAAAGAGTGCTAATTTAATTTTTGCTAATGAAAACGGTTTTAGTATTAATGGTGCGTCTTTTTTAAATACAACAGGAGTTACTTTTAGTACAGGTAAATTTAATGGAGATAATATTACAGATGTAGGAAGCAATGGCAAGATATCTATTGGAGATAAAGGTGTTGCAGTTGATGGGGATTATTTTAATGTGATTAGCCGTAGCATAGATATTGCCGGTAGTATAGCTCATTATCGACAGGGAAAAAATTTATCTAATATTAATTTTATAGCCGGGCTTAATAAGGTAGATTTAAGTAATCCTAATTTACCTAAAATTCTTGCTTCAAGACAAACAAATGATAAAATTGATTATGGTATAGATGGTAGAAATTTAGGTTCTATGTATGCTAATACTGTTACTCTTGTAAGTACTGAAGAAGGTGTTGGTGTAAGACATACTGGAGTTATAAGAGGGCTTAAAGATATTATTGTTAAAGTTAATGGTGATGCTCAGTTTCAAGCTCTTGGTGTAAATAGTGGAGGAAGTGTTGGTATAGATGCTAGAAATATTACAACATCTTTAATTGATGCAGATAATATGAATTTAAATGCCGATGGTAAAATTACTAATGAGGGCTTATATAGAGGTAAAAATATTAAAATCGATGCTAAAGATTTTGAAAATGCAAAAAAAGATACTTTAAGTAAAGAAACTAGAGATATTTTCAAAACAGATCAAGATGGATCAAAAATACTTGCTGAAAATTTAGATTTGCATACTACAGGCAAAATGTCTAACTTTGGTTCTATAAACACTTTAAAAGATCTTAGAATTACTACAGGAGGATTTGAAAATAAAGGTAAAATTTCATCTAATGAAGATGTATACTTAACTTTAAATAATGATGATTTTGTAAACCGCGGTCAGGTATTTAGTCAACATGATATTAAGGTGCAAGCTAACAAAGATTTAACTTTAAATGATGGTAATTTATTTGCTGATCATTTACTTAGTGTTAAAAGCTCCGGTGATTTAAATATCAATGGGAAACTTGAAAATTCTTCTTCAGTAGATCTTGAAGCTCAAAATATTTATAATAGAAATCTTGTTGCTAGTGGTAAAAATTTAAGTCTTCATGCTAGCAATAATATTATCAACAATGGTTATTTCTTTGCAGTTAATGATTTAATAGCAAAAGCTTTTCATATTGGAAATAATTCAACTTTTAATAGTTTAAATAATATGTATTTAAATGCTGAGGCTATTGATAATTATGGTTTGATTGTTGCTAGCAAAGACATTAATATTGAAACAATAGTTTTAACTAATAATGCAAGTTTAACAAGATCTCTTGATGCATCAAGCCAAAGAATTGAAGGTAATGGTTGGGCAAATTATGGTGATACAGCTTTTAAACGTTGGAATATGGATATTGGAATTGATATTTTAAAATATACTAATAATTTAGATAGTAAACAAGCTTCAATTCAAGCAGGTGGAAATATTAATATCAATGTTAATTCAAAAAATCAATCAGCGTTTATTTTCAACAGAGGAAAAATAATAGCTCAAGGTGATATTACAACTTTTGGAAATATAGATAATAAAACTTTAAGTCAGGATATGAGTGTAGAAGAAATTTTAGCTCGTATGAAACTTGATAAGCTTTTTGCTAAAGAATTTCTTGGATCTTGGAATACAAATTGGAAAGATTATTTAGCTAGAGGCGGTAATTTACTTAATGCTTTAAGATATTTTGCTACAGCTAATTTAAAAGATCATCAAAGAGAATCAGCTTGGAATGCTTTTAAAGATGCTGCTGCTCATAATGAAACTTTAAATTTATATTTTTCTTTATTGTTTGGCAGTGATTATGCTTCTAAGAGATTTATTCCAAAAGTTAGCGAATGGAATCATGATGCTAAGATAGTCTTTAAATCAAAATCTGAAGCTGTAATATCATCTAATGGAAAATTAAATGTAAATGCTAATGAATATGATCAAGGTTTGGTAAGTTCTTTTAATAAAAATTCTTCTTTAATCAAATCACAATTAAAAGATGAGCTTAATAAACAAGATTTACTCTCTACAATACCAGATATGGCTAATACAGGATTATTCCATTATACTAATAAAAAAGATGGAGAAATTACTTATCAGTATACTTCAAATCATGCTATAGTAGATCCTGATTATTATGGATTTAAAGATGTTGCAAAAGAATTTAAAAATAAAGATTCAGATACTAATAATGTTATAGGAGATTCTTTTTTCCAACATCAACTTCTTAAATCAATGTATGAAAAATATGGTCTTGGTGGGGTTTTAAGTGATGAGGATATTGAGCGTCTTCTTAAAAACGGTGCAGATTATGCTAATAAACATAATTTAAAATTAGGTCAAGGCTTGGGTAAAGATCAAGAAGTTGACAATGATATGATTATATTTGAAAAAGTTAATAGAGATGGAAAAGAAGTTTTAATTCCTAGATTTTATTTCTCTAAAAAAACTTTAGAAGATAATAAGCTTAGCTCAAATCTTTCTGGAAAAAATGGTGTTAATGTCAATACAAATTCATTTAATTCTTCACTAGGTAGTGTTGATTCAAAAGGTAAAGTTAATATCAATGCTAAAGATAAAGTTGATTTACACAGCACAAGTGTTAAAGGAGATGATGTTAATATCAATGCAGGAGAAGTAAATATAGATACTTTCTCAGGCATAGATGAAAAAGGTTCTCGTAATTCTATTGATAAGAGTGAAGTGAGTGCAAAAAATCATATTAATATTGATTCTGATAAGGATATTAATATTAAAAACAGTGATCTTGTTGGAGAAGCTGATGATTCTAAAATTGTCTTACATTCTAAAGATGGAAATATTAATATAACCAATGATTATTCTAATACTTCATCTTTTAAAAATACTGATACAAATAATGAAAAATCTAATACTTCTAAAACAACAGATGGAGTTTTAAGTTCAAATCTTAAAGCAGGGGATGTAGATATTATTTCTAATAAAGATGTTAATATACAAGGTAGCAATATAGATGCAAATAGTGAAATTAACATTAAAGGAAATAATGTTAATATAACAGATGCTCATGAAAAATCTAGTACTACTTTTGATGGAATATATTTTGGAACAGCATCTATTACTCATCAAAGCGGTAGTTCACAAAGTTCTAAATCAATTGGCAGTAAATTAAGCTCAAAAGGAGATATTAAAATTGATGCTAAAAAAGATATTAATATTGAAGGTTCTGATCTTAAAGCTCAAAAATCAGCAGATTTAGATGCAGAAAATATTAATATTAAAAATGGAGAAAATAAAGTTTCTTATTCTTTGGATTCTTCAAGTCTTAGTGCATTAGGATATAGATATGATTCTGTAAATAGTGATAGTACTTTAGCTTCTTCATCTAATGTTGAAGCAGGTAATTTAAATTTACATGCAAAAGATAAAGCAACTATTACAGGAAGCCATTTAGGTGGTGGAGATATTAATATACATGCTAATGGGGTTGATTTTAAAGCAGCACAAAATAAAACTCACACACAAAGCAATTCTTCTGCTATAGGATTTTTTGCTAATACTGACATAGGTTTAGGTGGATATGGAGTTGGTGCAAAATACAGCTTTACAGATGGAATATCAAGTGCTGGTAAAACTTATGATGATAATTTTAGAGGATCTAGTACCTTAGGTTCTTCTGAAGTTGGAATAGAATTTGCTAGAACTCAAAAAACAGAAAATGAAGTTTCTCATCTTTCTAGCTCAGTTACAGGATCAAATATCAATATTGATGCAGATGGTACTTTAGATATAGGTGGAGGTAACTTTGAAGCAGAGAAAGATATTAACTTAAAAGGTGGAGAGGTTATAAGCACTAAATATGAAGATAGCAAAACTGAGGATAGTTCAAGATTTGGTATTTATGTTAAAGAAAGACTTGAAGTGGGTGGCTTAGCAGTGTCTGCTCTTAATCAAGGTATTGCTACTCTTAGCAGCGATAGAGGTGTAAATCATGGGATACCAGTAGTTCAAGGTCTTGCTACTACTCTTGGTGTGCTTCATGATCATATCGCAGAAGCAAGTGCTGGTGAAAGCGTAGGTTTAGGATTTGAAAAAGAACATGAAAGAAGCTCTAAAGAAAATACTACCCATCTTAAAGCCGGGGGTAAATTAAATATAGAAAGCACTAAAGGAGATGTGACTTTAAATGGGGTTGATGCTAAAGCAGGTGAAATCAATATTAATGCAAAAGAAAATTTCACAGCTAATGCTTCAAAATCAAGCCATTCTTCTTCAAGTACTTCTTTTGAAATGGAAGTAGGCAAAAAAACAGTAGCAGGATATAATGTTTTTGATGGAGGAACTGTTGGAGGTGAAATTGAGTTTTCTGCTGGAGGATCACGTTCTAAAGAAGATGAAACTAAATATCATAATTCTCATTTTGATGGAAAAAATGTTAGTATTAAAACAGGAAAAGATGCTACTTTAAATGGAGCTAATGTTAAAGCTTCTAATGATGTTAATTTAGATATAGGTGGAGATTTAAATGTTAATTCTTTAAAAGATCAATCTCATTCAGATAAATATAGTGTTTCATTAGGCGGAACTGTAGAATTAGACTTATCATCAAATCATATTGTTTCGGGAGATTTTTCAGGCACAGTAGGAGTAGGATATGGTAAAAAAGATAGTCAAACTGTAGGAGAGCAAAGTGGCATTAGTGCAAAAAATGAGATTAAGGGTAATGTTAATGGAGATTTGTCTTTAGATGGCGGGGTTATTAATTCTGATACTCAAAAAGGCAATTTAAATGTTGGAGGAAAGGTTAAAGGATCTGATATTAAAGTTTATGAAAAAGGTGATGGGGCTCATGTTTCATTAACTGGAACATCAGACCATGTTTATAAAGCAAAAATTAATATAGATGATCATATTGATAAAACAGGTAGTGTTAATTCTGCAATCAATATTGATGTTAATGGTAAAAAAGATCATGGTTTAAGTCAAGATACTAAAGATACTCAACATATGCAAGATAATTCTTGGGATGGAGGAAATGTTAATATTGGTATCTTTACTCATAAAATTAAAGATGGAGTTAATAAATTTATTGATTCAGGTTCTGATGGTCATGGAGCAAATAATCATGGAGGAGCAAATAATCATGGAGGAGCAAATGCTGGAGCCCAAAATCCAAATGTTAATGGACCTCAAGCAAATAATCATGGAGGAGCAAATGCAAATGGAGCTCAAAATGGAGGTGCTGATAATGGACCTTATATCAATGAGACTACTCAAACTACAAGGTTATAA